From Rhodamnia argentea isolate NSW1041297 chromosome 10, ASM2092103v1, whole genome shotgun sequence, a single genomic window includes:
- the LOC115742671 gene encoding signal peptide peptidase-like 1 — MESLWKLLYLLEPAPVTLILTAIAVTFGSAFRALNYGKEMERNRDLSEASITLDRSQALMIPIMSSCSLLLMFYLFSSVSQLLTAFTAVASVSSLFFCLSPYATYVKSQFGLADPFMSRCCSKSFTRIQGLLLLVCTGTVASWLVSGHWILNNLLGISICIAFVSHVRLPNIKICAMLLVCLFVYDIFWVFYSERFFGANVMVSVATQQASNPVHTVANSLSLPGLQLITKKLELPVKIMFPRNLLGGVVPGGSAADYMMLGLGDMAIPAMLLALVLCFDYRKSRDIVNLLELHSSKANKYIWYALPGYAIGLLAALAAGVLTHSPQPALLYLVPSTLGPVILISWLRKDLAELWEGTTPSMSDKGRSEEV, encoded by the exons ATGGAGTCATTGTGGAAGCTATTGTATCTGTTGGAGCCAGCGCCAGTTACCCTCATTTTGACAGCAATAGCTGTAACCTTTGGATCTGCTTTTCGAGCCTTAAATTATGGGAAAGAAATGGAGCGCAACCGAGATCTATCCGAGGCATCTATTACCTTGGACAGGTCCCAGGCACTGATGATTCCAATCATGAGCTCTTGCAGCTTGCTTTTGATGTTCTACCTGTTTTCTTCTGTTTCCCAACTGCTCACTGCCTTTACTGCTGTAGCGTCCGTCTCATCCCTTTTCTTCTGTCTTTCTCCCTATGCGACCTATGTGAAGTCCCAGTTTGGTTTGGCTGACCCATTTATGTCACGGTGCTGTTCAAAGTCATTTACAAGAATCCAGGGGCTGTTGTTATTAGTGTGCACTGGTACTGTTGCTTCTTGGCTTGTTTCGGGGCACTGGATTTTGAACAATTTGCTGGGCATTTCTATTTGTATCGCATTTGTGAGCCATGTGCGCCTACCAAATATCAAGATATGTGCCATGCTCCTTGTTTGTCTATTTGTGTACGACATTTTCTGGGTCTTTTACTCTGAGAGATTCTTTGGAGCAAATGTCATGGTTTCAGTGGCCACACAGCAAGCTTCAAATCCAGTCCATACCGTCGCTAACAGTTTAAGCCTTCCTGGGCTACAGTTGATTACAAAGAAATTGGAGTTGCCTGTGAAGATTATGTTCCCCAGGAACTTGCTGGGTGGAGTAGTTCCTGGAGGAAGTGCTGCAGACTATATGATGCTAGGTCTTGGTGACATG GCTATTCCTGCTATGCTTTTGGCACTAGTTCTCTGTTTCGACTATCGGAAAAGCAGGGATATAGTCAATTTATTGGAACTGCACTCTTCTAAGGCAAACAAGTACATATGGTACGCCCTTCCTGGATATGCCATTGGACTCCTAGCTGCCTTGGCAGCGGGAGTTTTGACCCATTCGCCTCAACCTGCCCTCCTCTATTTG GTGCCTTCCACACTTGGGCCAGTCATTCTCATTTCTTGGTTGAGGAAAGATCTAGCAGAATTGTGGGAAGGTACTACACCGAGCATGAGTGATAAAGGGCGCTCAGAAGAGGTTTGA